A genomic segment from Dechloromonas denitrificans encodes:
- a CDS encoding gamma-butyrobetaine hydroxylase-like domain-containing protein, with product MAGMDRDTPIPNEIKLHQKSRLLELNYESGESFQLDFEYLRVMTPSAEARGHGPGQETLQAGKRNVDIERIEPVGTYALRLVYSDGHDSGLYSWDLLYNLGKHHSELWAEYLTQLEAQGLSRDIDTRTRPAAGGCGQHH from the coding sequence ATGGCGGGTATGGATCGGGATACGCCCATTCCAAACGAAATCAAGTTGCACCAGAAATCTCGATTGCTGGAGCTGAACTACGAAAGTGGTGAATCTTTCCAGCTTGATTTCGAGTATTTGCGTGTAATGACGCCTTCAGCCGAGGCTCGCGGTCATGGCCCGGGTCAGGAAACCCTGCAGGCGGGTAAACGTAATGTCGATATCGAACGCATCGAACCGGTCGGTACTTATGCCTTGCGTCTTGTCTATTCGGATGGTCATGACAGCGGTCTCTACTCCTGGGATCTTCTCTACAATCTGGGGAAACATCACAGCGAACTGTGGGCTGAATATCTGACCCAACTCGAAGCCCAGGGTTTGTCCCGCGATATCGATACCCGTACTCGTCCAGCAGCCGGTGGCTGCGGTCAACATCACTGA
- the ubiE gene encoding bifunctional demethylmenaquinone methyltransferase/2-methoxy-6-polyprenyl-1,4-benzoquinol methylase UbiE, translating into MKNDTTHFGYESVAEQEKARRVADVFDSVASRYDLMNDLMSGGMHRLWKAFTIQRSGVREGSRVLDVAGGTGDLSLAFAKRVGKSGQVWLTDINNAMLARGRDRLLDKGYMLPVAQCDAEKLPFPDDWFDCVTVAFGLRNMTHKDAALAEMRRVLRPGGRLLVLEFSQVWKPLAPLYDFYSFQVIPRVGKLVTNDSDSYRYLSESIRVHPGQEELKSMMEGVGFEKVEYFNLALGVVALHRGFKF; encoded by the coding sequence ATGAAAAACGATACTACCCATTTCGGCTACGAATCCGTTGCCGAGCAGGAAAAGGCCCGCCGCGTCGCAGACGTATTTGATTCTGTAGCCAGCCGCTACGATTTGATGAACGATCTGATGTCGGGTGGCATGCACCGGCTCTGGAAGGCATTCACCATTCAGCGCAGCGGTGTGCGCGAAGGTTCGCGCGTACTGGATGTGGCTGGCGGCACCGGAGACCTGTCGCTGGCTTTTGCCAAACGCGTTGGCAAGAGCGGTCAGGTCTGGCTGACGGACATCAACAATGCCATGTTGGCCCGCGGCCGGGACCGTCTGCTCGATAAAGGCTACATGCTCCCGGTTGCCCAGTGCGATGCTGAAAAACTGCCCTTCCCTGACGACTGGTTTGATTGTGTGACCGTTGCCTTCGGCTTGCGCAACATGACGCACAAGGATGCCGCACTGGCTGAAATGCGCCGTGTGCTGCGGCCGGGTGGGCGCTTGCTGGTCCTTGAGTTTTCACAGGTCTGGAAGCCGCTGGCGCCGCTGTACGATTTCTATTCCTTCCAGGTGATTCCACGCGTCGGCAAGCTGGTGACCAACGATTCGGATAGCTATCGCTATCTTTCCGAGTCGATTCGGGTTCATCCGGGGCAGGAAGAACTCAAATCGATGATGGAAGGTGTCGGCTTCGAAAAGGTTGAGTATTTCAACCTGGCGCTCGGCGTTGTTGCGCTGCATCGCGGGTTCAAGTTCTAA
- a CDS encoding YqaA family protein gives MSLLEFDPVYGLWGLGLYSFLAATLLPGGSEVALFALLRLQPESFFAALAVSTAGNTLGGMFSWGCGRYLPRWQRLESLPAKAWVERWGSPLLLFSWLPLIGDALCIAAGWLRLHWAACCLFMALGKFVRYWLVAQGAIGL, from the coding sequence TTGAGCCTGCTTGAATTTGATCCGGTGTATGGTCTGTGGGGGCTTGGCCTCTACAGTTTTCTGGCTGCGACGCTATTGCCCGGAGGTTCGGAAGTCGCGTTGTTTGCGTTGCTGCGTCTCCAGCCGGAATCGTTTTTTGCCGCTTTAGCCGTGTCGACCGCAGGCAACACGCTGGGCGGCATGTTTTCCTGGGGTTGCGGGCGCTACCTGCCACGTTGGCAACGCCTGGAGTCGCTGCCGGCCAAGGCATGGGTCGAGCGCTGGGGAAGCCCCCTGCTGCTCTTCTCGTGGTTGCCGCTGATTGGCGATGCCCTGTGCATCGCGGCCGGCTGGTTGCGCTTGCACTGGGCGGCCTGCTGCCTGTTCATGGCGCTGGGCAAATTTGTCCGTTACTGGCTGGTGGCCCAGGGCGCCATCGGTCTCTGA
- the atpG gene encoding F0F1 ATP synthase subunit gamma: MASGKEIRNKIKSVENTRKITKAMEMVAASKMRKAQERMRAARPYGEKIRRVAGNLAHALTEYKHPFLMNRDQANVGLILITSDKGLCGGLNSNVLRLVVSKMKAFEAEGKKLQATCIGNKGFGFMQRAGAKIVSHVTGLGDTPHLEKLIGPVKVQLDAYMNGEIDALYIGYNRFINTMKQEPVFEQLLPLSGDAVGSNKSNWDYVYEPEAKAVIDDLLIRYVEALIYQAVAENMASEQSARMVSMKSASDNAKNVIGELKLVYNKARQAAITKELSEIVSGAAAV, translated from the coding sequence ATGGCTAGCGGCAAGGAAATTCGCAACAAGATCAAGAGCGTAGAGAATACGCGAAAGATCACCAAGGCCATGGAAATGGTGGCCGCATCCAAAATGCGCAAAGCGCAGGAACGGATGCGTGCTGCCCGTCCTTATGGCGAGAAAATCCGGCGCGTTGCAGGCAATCTGGCTCATGCCCTGACCGAATACAAGCACCCGTTCCTGATGAACCGTGACCAGGCCAATGTCGGCCTGATCCTGATCACCTCGGACAAGGGCCTGTGCGGCGGTCTCAATTCCAACGTCTTGCGCCTCGTGGTCAGCAAGATGAAGGCTTTTGAGGCCGAGGGCAAAAAGCTTCAGGCTACCTGCATCGGTAACAAGGGTTTCGGCTTCATGCAGCGCGCGGGCGCCAAGATCGTTTCACATGTAACGGGTCTCGGTGACACTCCGCATCTGGAAAAGCTGATCGGACCGGTCAAGGTTCAACTCGACGCCTACATGAATGGCGAGATCGACGCGCTTTATATTGGCTACAACCGTTTCATCAACACGATGAAGCAGGAGCCGGTTTTCGAACAACTTCTCCCCCTGAGCGGCGATGCCGTCGGTTCGAACAAATCGAACTGGGATTATGTGTACGAACCCGAAGCCAAGGCAGTGATCGACGATCTGCTGATCCGTTATGTAGAAGCTTTGATTTATCAGGCAGTCGCTGAAAACATGGCTTCCGAGCAATCTGCCCGGATGGTTTCCATGAAGTCTGCTTCCGACAACGCCAAGAACGTTATCGGTGAATTGAAGCTGGTCTATAACAAGGCCCGTCAGGCCGCGATTACCAAGGAACTGTCGGAAATCGTAAGCGGTGCAGCCGCCGTCTGA
- a CDS encoding SCP2 domain-containing protein, which produces MASIESILVPALNHLLDGEPWAAERLRSHSGARLQIEAGPLVLALVINAQGQFSPCDTTSPALVTITLPADLPVKLMVDRDNLFSSVRLSGSADLAETLAFVFRNLRWDAEGDLARLVGDIPARRTLMTLRDLSAHCLGSTRRVVDNVSEYIREDSGLLVNQVEIVNFGSEINRLRDDLARLEKRVASL; this is translated from the coding sequence ATGGCATCCATTGAATCAATTCTTGTCCCTGCGCTGAATCATCTGCTTGATGGCGAGCCGTGGGCTGCAGAGCGGCTGCGCAGCCATTCCGGTGCGCGTCTTCAGATTGAAGCGGGGCCTCTGGTTCTCGCTCTGGTGATTAACGCCCAGGGACAATTCAGCCCTTGTGACACCACTTCCCCTGCCCTGGTCACCATTACCCTGCCGGCCGATTTGCCAGTCAAATTGATGGTCGACCGCGACAATCTTTTTTCATCGGTCCGGCTGTCAGGTTCAGCCGATCTGGCTGAAACGCTGGCCTTCGTCTTCCGCAATTTGCGCTGGGATGCAGAGGGCGATCTGGCTCGTCTGGTCGGTGATATACCGGCCCGCCGCACCTTGATGACCCTGCGCGATCTTTCTGCTCATTGCCTGGGGAGTACCCGGCGAGTAGTCGACAATGTCAGCGAGTACATCCGGGAAGATTCCGGCCTGCTGGTGAATCAAGTTGAAATCGTTAATTTTGGCAGCGAAATCAATCGGTTGCGCGATGATTTGGCCCGTCTTGAAAAACGAGTGGCCAGTCTCTGA
- a CDS encoding IS1182 family transposase has protein sequence MLKPVYPAQTELEMVTLEQLVPKDHLLRLLDQHIRFDFIREATQHLYCENNGRPAIDPVVLFKMLFIGYLFGIRSERRLVKEIEVNVAYRWFLGFRLTDKVPDASTLSQNRRRRFVGTDIEQRIFDGIVEQAIEHKLIGGRVLYTDSTHLKANANKRHFEVHQVEQTPAAYLAELDAAIETDRAAAGKKPLKRDDDDSTPPMKEVKVSTVDPDAGFMARDNKPTGFFYLDHRTVDGVHALIVDTHVTPGNVHDSQPYLARLDRVMERFDLAVGAVGLDAGYFTPQVCKGLLERALFGVMGYKRPTHRDGYFYKRDYLYDAVQDCYRCPAGEVLPYRTTNRLGYREYASNPARCADCGVRGQCTQSRNHQKLVTRHLWEGFKEAINANRLSDLGKRLYARRKETVERSFADAKELHGHRYARFRGLAKVQAQCLLSAACQNMKKMALLLARKAAALLAKILARTRFAAPFARHLWQIGVPNLNFRIRLASA, from the coding sequence ATGCTCAAGCCTGTCTACCCCGCCCAAACGGAACTGGAGATGGTGACGTTGGAGCAATTGGTCCCGAAAGACCACTTGCTCCGGCTGCTCGACCAGCACATCCGGTTTGATTTCATTCGTGAAGCGACCCAGCACCTGTATTGCGAGAACAATGGCCGACCAGCGATTGATCCGGTGGTGTTGTTCAAGATGTTGTTCATTGGCTACCTGTTCGGGATTCGCTCCGAGCGACGGCTGGTGAAGGAAATCGAGGTCAATGTGGCTTACCGCTGGTTTCTCGGCTTTCGACTGACGGACAAAGTGCCGGATGCCTCGACGCTGTCGCAGAATCGGCGTCGCCGCTTTGTCGGGACGGACATTGAGCAACGCATCTTCGACGGGATTGTCGAGCAAGCCATTGAGCATAAGCTGATTGGCGGGCGGGTGCTTTACACGGACAGCACGCATCTGAAGGCGAATGCCAACAAACGGCATTTTGAGGTGCATCAGGTCGAGCAAACCCCTGCGGCCTACCTGGCCGAACTGGATGCAGCCATCGAAACGGACCGAGCCGCCGCGGGCAAGAAGCCGCTCAAGCGTGATGACGATGATTCGACACCGCCGATGAAGGAGGTCAAGGTCAGCACGGTCGATCCCGACGCAGGTTTCATGGCCCGCGACAACAAGCCGACCGGCTTCTTCTATCTGGATCACCGGACTGTCGATGGCGTGCATGCTTTGATCGTCGATACCCATGTCACGCCGGGCAATGTCCATGACAGCCAGCCCTACCTTGCCCGCCTGGATCGGGTCATGGAGCGCTTTGATCTGGCCGTGGGCGCCGTCGGGCTGGATGCCGGGTATTTCACCCCGCAAGTCTGCAAGGGCCTCCTCGAGCGGGCACTGTTCGGGGTGATGGGCTACAAGCGACCCACACACCGCGATGGCTATTTCTACAAACGGGACTATCTCTACGATGCGGTCCAGGACTGCTACCGCTGCCCGGCCGGGGAGGTTCTACCGTACCGGACGACCAACCGGCTGGGTTATCGCGAATACGCCTCGAACCCGGCGCGGTGTGCCGATTGCGGCGTGCGCGGGCAATGCACGCAGAGCCGGAACCATCAGAAGCTCGTGACCCGACATCTCTGGGAAGGTTTCAAGGAAGCGATCAACGCCAATCGCCTGAGCGACCTGGGCAAACGGCTGTACGCCCGGCGCAAGGAAACGGTGGAGCGCAGTTTTGCCGATGCCAAGGAGTTGCACGGCCACCGTTACGCCCGTTTCCGTGGCTTGGCCAAGGTGCAAGCGCAGTGCCTGCTCTCGGCGGCCTGTCAGAACATGAAGAAGATGGCCCTGTTGCTGGCCCGCAAGGCGGCAGCCTTATTGGCCAAAATCCTCGCACGAACCCGTTTTGCCGCCCCATTCGCCCGCCATCTTTGGCAGATCGGGGTTCCTAACCTGAATTTCAGAATCCGCCTCGCTTCGGCTTGA
- a CDS encoding HIT family protein → MNTSNGTCELCNNPGGEILWQSPACRIVRVADANFPGFCRVIWGRHVREMSDLGSADQRYLMAVVLQVEKVVRDLFSPDKINLASFGNVVPHLHWHIIPRWQDDRNFPEPIWGLVQRESTTARPEISNQRITAALDAALADLPYIPEAS, encoded by the coding sequence GTGAACACCAGCAACGGCACCTGTGAACTGTGCAACAACCCTGGCGGGGAAATTCTCTGGCAATCTCCTGCGTGCCGGATTGTGCGCGTTGCCGATGCGAACTTCCCGGGATTCTGCCGGGTTATCTGGGGCCGGCACGTACGGGAAATGAGCGATCTGGGCAGCGCCGATCAGCGCTATCTGATGGCGGTTGTCTTGCAGGTCGAAAAAGTCGTGCGTGACCTGTTCTCCCCGGACAAGATCAATCTGGCCAGTTTCGGCAATGTCGTGCCGCATTTGCATTGGCACATCATTCCTCGCTGGCAGGATGACCGGAACTTCCCCGAACCCATCTGGGGGCTGGTCCAGCGGGAAAGTACAACTGCCCGGCCAGAAATCAGCAATCAACGCATCACTGCCGCACTGGATGCTGCGCTGGCTGATTTGCCGTATATCCCGGAGGCATCATAG
- a CDS encoding F0F1 ATP synthase subunit epsilon, producing MVMTVHCDVVSAEESIFSGLVEVAVFPGEAGELGILPRHTPLLTRIKPGTIRLKVLDQSEFELVYVSGGMLEVQPDMITVLADTAIRAHDLDEAKALEAKKRAEEALANRKAEMDYAAAESELAQAIAQLQTIQHLRKHTH from the coding sequence ATGGTTATGACTGTTCATTGTGATGTCGTCAGTGCCGAAGAGTCCATCTTCTCCGGCCTGGTCGAGGTTGCGGTGTTTCCCGGCGAAGCCGGGGAACTCGGCATTCTGCCGCGCCACACCCCGCTGCTCACTCGCATCAAGCCCGGCACTATTCGTCTGAAGGTGCTGGACCAGAGCGAATTCGAGCTGGTTTATGTGTCTGGCGGCATGCTGGAGGTACAGCCCGACATGATTACCGTGTTGGCTGACACCGCCATCCGTGCCCACGACCTGGACGAAGCCAAGGCGCTTGAAGCCAAGAAGCGGGCCGAAGAAGCACTGGCCAACCGGAAAGCAGAAATGGATTACGCTGCGGCCGAATCCGAACTGGCGCAAGCAATTGCACAGCTTCAGACGATTCAGCATCTGCGCAAACATACGCACTGA
- the atpD gene encoding F0F1 ATP synthase subunit beta, whose translation MSQGSIVQCIGAVVDIHFPREAMPKVYDALKLDAAEANGMAEEGLTFEVQQQLGDGVVRTIAMGSSDGLRRGMKVNNTGAAISVPVGMGTLGRIMDVLGRPIDEAGPIDSNELREIHAAAPKFDELSSSVDLLETGIKVIDLICPFAKGGKVGLFGGAGVGKTVNMMELINNIAKQHSGLSVFAGVGERTREGNDFYHEMKDSNVLDKVAMVFGQMNEPPGNRLRVALTGLTMAERFRDDGRDILFFVDNIYRYTLAGTEVSALLGRMPSAVGYQPTLAEEMGRLQERITSTKVGSITSIQAVYVPADDLTDPSPATTFLHLDSTVVLSRDIASLGIYPAVDPLDSTSRQLDPQVVGEEHYAVARAVQMNLQRYKELRDIIAILGMDELSPEDKLAVSRARKIQRFLSQPFHVAEVFTGSPGKFVPLKETIKGFKGICAGEYDHLPEQAFYMVGGIEEVIEKAKTLQ comes from the coding sequence ATGAGTCAAGGTTCAATCGTTCAGTGTATCGGCGCAGTTGTGGACATCCACTTCCCGCGCGAAGCGATGCCGAAGGTGTACGACGCACTCAAGCTGGATGCCGCTGAAGCCAATGGTATGGCCGAAGAAGGTCTGACCTTCGAAGTTCAGCAGCAACTGGGTGACGGCGTGGTACGTACCATCGCTATGGGTTCTTCCGACGGCCTGCGCCGCGGCATGAAAGTTAACAACACTGGCGCAGCCATCTCCGTGCCGGTCGGCATGGGTACGCTGGGTCGCATCATGGACGTCCTCGGCCGTCCGATCGACGAAGCCGGCCCGATCGACTCCAACGAGCTGCGTGAAATTCACGCTGCTGCGCCGAAGTTCGACGAGCTGTCTTCTTCCGTCGATCTGCTCGAAACCGGCATCAAGGTTATCGACCTGATCTGCCCGTTCGCCAAGGGCGGCAAGGTCGGTCTGTTCGGTGGCGCCGGCGTCGGCAAGACCGTCAACATGATGGAGTTGATCAACAACATCGCCAAGCAACACTCGGGTCTGTCCGTGTTTGCCGGTGTTGGTGAGCGTACCCGCGAAGGTAACGACTTCTACCACGAAATGAAGGACTCCAACGTTCTCGACAAGGTTGCAATGGTGTTCGGTCAGATGAACGAGCCGCCGGGCAACCGTCTGCGCGTCGCGCTGACCGGCCTAACCATGGCCGAGCGTTTCCGTGATGATGGCCGCGACATCCTGTTCTTCGTCGACAACATCTATCGCTACACCCTGGCTGGTACGGAAGTTTCCGCACTGCTCGGCCGTATGCCTTCCGCCGTGGGCTATCAGCCGACGCTGGCTGAAGAAATGGGCCGTCTGCAAGAGCGTATTACCTCCACCAAGGTTGGCTCGATCACCTCCATCCAGGCCGTTTACGTGCCTGCTGATGACTTGACCGACCCGTCTCCGGCTACCACCTTCCTGCACTTGGACTCCACCGTTGTGTTGTCACGTGACATCGCCTCCCTGGGTATCTACCCGGCTGTCGATCCGCTCGACTCCACTTCGCGCCAGCTCGACCCGCAAGTCGTTGGCGAAGAGCACTACGCTGTTGCCCGTGCCGTGCAGATGAACCTGCAGCGCTACAAGGAACTGCGCGACATCATCGCGATTCTGGGTATGGACGAACTGTCTCCTGAAGACAAGCTCGCCGTTTCCCGTGCTCGTAAGATTCAGCGTTTCCTGTCGCAGCCGTTCCACGTTGCTGAAGTCTTTACCGGTTCCCCGGGCAAGTTCGTCCCGCTCAAGGAAACCATCAAGGGCTTCAAGGGCATTTGTGCCGGTGAATACGATCACCTGCCGGAACAAGCGTTCTACATGGTTGGCGGTATCGAGGAAGTCATCGAAAAGGCCAAGACACTGCAGTAA
- a CDS encoding DUF3683 domain-containing protein — MTARLREIPYNYTSFSDREIVIRLLGADNWAILDELRVERVTGRSARMLYEVLGDIWVVQRNPYLEDDLLDNQERRNALVNALRHRLTEVEKRRAESETEDPERAAKVKRLVAAAQAAVDRFAARFSETYDLRRKVQKILGKHTRKDNIAFDGLARVSHVTDATDWRVEYPFVVLYPDTEEEIGHLVRGCFEAGLTIIPRGGGTGYTGGAVPLTPYSAVINTEKLIDMSPVENIVLPGHTEAYATIRTGAGVVTDRVSEAASLAGRVFAVDPTSASASCIGGNIAMNAGGKKAVLWGTALDNLAWWKMVDPDGNWLEVERLNHNYGKIHEQELVEFRLKRFDPSGKKLLSEEVLSMPGAACRKVGLGKDVTDKFLGGVPGVQKEGTDGIIVAARWVLHKMPPISRTVCLEFFGQVREAVPAIVEITDYFKPGGAGHAAGVQLAGLEHLDERYVKAVGYATKAKRHGRPKMVLIGDIVGHDEAEVMKAASEVVRMCNLRAAEGFIAVDAETRKKFWLDRSRTAAISRHTNAFKVNEDVVIPLPRMGEYCDGIERINIELSTQNKLALCDALSQLLEGELPLHEGDANVDKAVLIGDRRQAALDYVASVRRRWAWLLANLDMPLADAEAQFADYGVVAGELTNKAANPVLFHRMQDFSVRTSWKQELKARLSKIFDGSVYRPILERIEAIHKEVLRGRVFVALHMHAGDGNVHTNIPVNSDNYEMLQTAHKAVERIMHLARGLDGVISGEHGIGITKLEFLSDEEIGPFRAYKQKVDPEGRFNKGKLMPGGDMGNAYTPSFSLLGTESLIMEQSEIGKISDMVKNCLRCGKCKPVCSTHVPRANLLYSPRNKILGTSLLVEAFLYEEQTRRGISLKHFDEFNDVADHCTVCHRCVKPCPVDIDFGDVSVAMRNFLRKQDKKRFSPGTAAAMTYLNLKDPATIKLMRGVMMDFGFKAQRLAHKAAKAIGLVQDTRAHPPATVGAPTVKTQVIHFLNRPMPGNLPKRTSRALLDIEDDKVIPVIRNPKVASGDSEAVFYFPGCGSERLFSQVGLATQAMLYETGATTVLPPGYLCCGYPQNASGDADKGQKITTDNRVLFHRVANTLNYLDIKTVIVSCGTCMDQLQKYQFEKIFPGCRLLDIHEYLMEKGVKLEGVNGTRYMYHDPCHTPMKAYNPLAVTKSLMGQEVPLTDRCCGDSGSFAYSRPDIATQVKFRKQQEIESGAEKLRADGFSGEVKILTSCPACLQGLSRYDDDASTKADYIVVEMAKHLLGENWAAQYVDRANNGGIERVLL; from the coding sequence ATGACTGCCCGCCTGCGCGAAATCCCCTACAACTACACCTCGTTTTCCGATCGCGAGATCGTCATCCGCCTGCTTGGCGCCGATAACTGGGCAATTCTCGACGAGCTTCGCGTCGAGCGCGTTACCGGGCGTTCGGCACGCATGCTTTACGAGGTGCTGGGCGACATCTGGGTCGTGCAGCGCAACCCGTATCTCGAAGACGACCTGCTTGATAACCAGGAGCGCCGCAATGCGCTGGTCAATGCCCTGCGCCATCGCCTGACCGAGGTCGAGAAGCGCCGGGCAGAAAGCGAGACGGAGGACCCCGAGCGGGCTGCCAAGGTCAAGCGTCTGGTTGCCGCTGCACAGGCTGCGGTCGACCGCTTCGCAGCACGGTTTTCCGAAACCTATGATCTGCGCCGCAAGGTCCAGAAGATTCTCGGCAAGCACACGCGCAAGGACAATATCGCCTTTGATGGCCTGGCTCGCGTTTCGCACGTCACCGATGCGACCGACTGGCGTGTCGAATACCCCTTCGTCGTCCTCTACCCGGATACCGAGGAAGAGATCGGTCACCTTGTGCGCGGCTGTTTCGAAGCCGGCCTGACCATCATCCCGCGTGGCGGCGGCACCGGCTATACCGGCGGCGCCGTGCCGCTGACGCCGTATTCGGCGGTGATCAATACCGAAAAGCTGATCGACATGAGTCCGGTCGAGAACATCGTTCTCCCGGGGCATACGGAAGCCTACGCCACCATCCGCACCGGTGCCGGTGTCGTGACCGACCGCGTTTCCGAAGCTGCCTCGCTGGCCGGCCGCGTTTTCGCGGTCGACCCGACTTCGGCCTCGGCTTCCTGTATCGGCGGCAACATCGCGATGAACGCCGGCGGCAAGAAGGCCGTGCTGTGGGGCACCGCGCTCGACAATCTGGCCTGGTGGAAGATGGTCGATCCGGACGGCAACTGGCTGGAGGTCGAACGCCTCAACCACAACTACGGCAAGATCCACGAGCAGGAATTGGTCGAATTCCGCCTCAAGCGCTTTGATCCGAGCGGCAAGAAGCTGCTGAGCGAAGAAGTCCTCAGCATGCCCGGTGCCGCTTGCCGCAAGGTCGGCCTGGGCAAGGACGTGACCGACAAGTTCCTCGGCGGCGTGCCGGGCGTGCAGAAGGAAGGGACCGACGGCATCATCGTCGCGGCGCGCTGGGTACTGCACAAGATGCCGCCGATCTCGCGCACTGTTTGCCTCGAATTCTTCGGCCAGGTCCGTGAGGCCGTGCCGGCGATTGTTGAAATCACCGATTACTTCAAGCCGGGCGGTGCCGGCCATGCCGCCGGTGTCCAGCTGGCGGGTCTCGAACACCTCGACGAGCGCTACGTGAAGGCCGTCGGCTACGCGACCAAGGCCAAACGCCACGGCCGTCCGAAGATGGTCCTGATCGGCGACATCGTCGGTCACGACGAAGCCGAGGTGATGAAGGCCGCTTCCGAAGTTGTACGCATGTGCAATCTGCGTGCTGCCGAGGGCTTTATCGCGGTCGACGCTGAAACACGCAAGAAATTCTGGCTCGATCGTTCGCGCACCGCCGCCATTTCGCGCCACACCAACGCCTTCAAGGTCAATGAAGACGTGGTTATTCCGCTGCCGCGCATGGGCGAGTACTGCGACGGCATCGAGCGCATCAACATCGAGCTGTCCACGCAGAACAAGCTGGCGCTGTGCGATGCCCTGAGCCAACTCCTCGAAGGCGAATTGCCGCTGCACGAAGGCGATGCCAATGTCGACAAGGCCGTGCTGATCGGCGATCGCCGCCAGGCTGCATTGGATTATGTAGCTTCGGTCCGTCGCCGCTGGGCCTGGCTGCTGGCCAATCTGGACATGCCGCTGGCCGACGCCGAGGCTCAGTTTGCCGACTATGGCGTGGTGGCTGGAGAATTGACCAACAAGGCGGCCAATCCGGTGCTTTTCCACCGCATGCAGGATTTTTCGGTCCGCACCTCGTGGAAGCAGGAACTGAAGGCTCGCCTGTCCAAGATTTTTGATGGCAGCGTTTATCGTCCGATCCTTGAGCGTATCGAAGCGATCCACAAGGAAGTGCTGCGCGGCCGCGTTTTCGTCGCCCTGCACATGCACGCCGGCGACGGCAACGTGCATACCAACATCCCGGTCAATTCCGACAACTACGAGATGCTGCAGACGGCGCACAAGGCGGTCGAACGCATCATGCACCTGGCGCGCGGTCTGGACGGTGTGATTTCCGGCGAGCACGGCATCGGCATCACCAAGCTTGAATTCCTCTCCGACGAGGAAATCGGCCCCTTCCGCGCCTACAAGCAGAAGGTCGACCCGGAAGGCCGTTTCAACAAGGGCAAGCTGATGCCCGGTGGCGACATGGGCAATGCCTACACGCCGTCGTTCAGCTTGCTTGGCACCGAGTCGCTGATCATGGAGCAGTCCGAGATCGGCAAGATTTCGGACATGGTCAAGAACTGCCTGCGTTGCGGCAAATGTAAGCCGGTCTGCTCGACCCACGTGCCGCGCGCCAACCTGCTCTACAGCCCGCGCAACAAGATTCTCGGTACCTCGCTGCTGGTCGAGGCCTTCCTGTACGAGGAACAGACACGGCGCGGCATTTCGCTCAAGCATTTCGACGAATTCAACGATGTTGCCGACCATTGCACGGTCTGTCATCGTTGCGTCAAGCCTTGCCCGGTCGACATCGATTTTGGCGATGTTTCCGTGGCGATGCGCAATTTCCTGCGCAAACAGGACAAGAAGCGCTTCAGCCCCGGTACCGCGGCGGCGATGACTTATCTGAATCTGAAGGACCCGGCGACCATCAAGCTGATGCGCGGCGTGATGATGGACTTCGGTTTCAAGGCCCAGCGTCTGGCCCACAAGGCGGCCAAGGCGATTGGCCTGGTCCAGGATACCCGGGCGCATCCGCCGGCCACAGTGGGCGCGCCGACGGTCAAGACGCAGGTCATCCACTTCCTCAACCGGCCGATGCCGGGCAACCTGCCGAAGCGGACTTCACGCGCCTTGCTTGATATCGAGGATGACAAGGTTATTCCGGTCATCCGCAATCCCAAGGTGGCGAGCGGCGATTCGGAAGCAGTCTTCTACTTCCCGGGCTGCGGCTCGGAGCGTCTGTTCTCGCAGGTCGGTCTGGCCACGCAGGCGATGCTTTACGAAACGGGTGCCACGACGGTGCTGCCGCCGGGCTACCTGTGCTGCGGCTACCCGCAGAACGCTTCCGGCGATGCAGACAAGGGGCAGAAGATCACGACGGACAACCGCGTGTTGTTCCATCGCGTCGCCAATACGCTGAACTACCTTGATATCAAGACGGTGATTGTTTCATGTGGAACATGCATGGATCAGTTGCAGAAGTACCAGTTTGAAAAGATCTTCCCCGGTTGCCGCCTGCTCGACATCCACGAATACCTGATGGAAAAGGGCGTCAAGCTGGAGGGGGTGAATGGTACGCGTTACATGTACCACGATCCCTGCCATACCCCGATGAAGGCCTACAACCCGCTCGCCGTGACCAAGTCGCTGATGGGCCAGGAAGTGCCGCTGACCGATCGATGCTGTGGTGATTCCGGTTCCTTCGCCTATTCACGGCCGGATATTGCGACCCAGGTGAAGTTCCGCAAGCAGCAGGAAATTGAAAGCGGTGCCGAGAAGCTGCGGGCTGATGGCTTTAGCGGTGAGGTCAAGATTCTGACATCCTGTCCGGCCTGCCTGCAGGGGCTGTCGCGTTACGATGACGATGCCAGTACCAAGGCGGATTACATCGTGGTCGAGATGGCCAAGCATCTGCTGGGTGAAAACTGGGCTGCACAATATGTCGATCGCGCCAATAACGGCGGGATTGAGCGCGTTTTGCTGTGA